In the Mailhella massiliensis genome, one interval contains:
- a CDS encoding DEAD/DEAH box helicase family protein: MNFDFLKREDGYYSLFADACIEAERVFSTSPAMCAVGCRKALELAVKWVYAIDTDISMPYRDNLSSLLHERSFMDAVDERVWRKLLGINKLGNLAVHTERVVTPADAILVLRSLFEFVDWIDYCYGPDYSVRTFDEKKIPKKGIQLTAAQIKVVKDRESLLNEKDEEIKRLEAELKKLSAQAAQIKEEDRPKRDFNPEDISEFETRKHYIDWDLALAGWKLDETVLQEREVHGMPVEPGNNTGVGYVDYLLMGKDGRPLAIVEAKRTSYSEQKGLKQARLYAGCLEREFGYKPPIFLTNGFATLFVDDENGAPRPVSGFFSQDDLQKLFNRRAATVKPTTLTVNEAIAGGGKRYYQIEAIQRVCANIEEGHRKSLLVMATGTGKTRVSAALVDVLMRSGHVKNVLFLADRVALVRQAKHAYQDYLPNESLCNLCSNKDERNARIVFSTYPTIMNAIDGERNEDGDRMFTPAHFDLIIVDEAHRSIFKKYRAIFEFFDSLVVGLTATPANEVDRNTYDFFDVERGVPTYVYEYKTATEVDHVLVPYYGIETHTSFIDEGITYDELSPEKQEQLEEDFEDTGQEVPDKIESTDLNRWVFNEETVDNVLVTLMEKGIHVQGGQELGKSVVFAQNQKHARYIVERFGKLYPGLPGDYIQAVVHSDDYAHTIIEDFELKVRPVIAVSVDMMDTGIDVPEIVNLVFFKKVRSKIKFWQMIGRGTRLCEGLNVTDPLDGTHEDKERFFIFDWCRNFEFFRENPHVVEGKLTVSVAEQVFCRQAELAMLLQNSAFTADDYQAWRKELVETMHGQVIALNDELFTVRRHRREVEKYRRIESFTLLSDVSFAELKNPISMLVVNDEADFSALRFDNVMYGYMIATCKAQNTDSYKKKIVSMARLLQSLSTVPQINEQMPLIRQIAEGDMLDGATLLLLEDIRRRLRSLIQFIITGPQRRDVITHLDDPITEMTYGVSADIGENFENYRLKVERYLRDYSNNVVIHKLRTNKPMTEYEFSQLERIFTHELGNAEDYAKAYQDTPFGLLVRRVVHLDRDAAMEAFADFLSDQSLNEQQISFIKRVIDYVVENGYMEPAALNHPPFDRPKSFMQMFNTQQQMNLVTVIKSIKENAISPAA; the protein is encoded by the coding sequence GCGGTTAAGTGGGTCTATGCAATTGATACAGACATTAGCATGCCCTACCGCGACAATTTGTCATCTTTGCTCCACGAACGGTCGTTCATGGATGCCGTTGATGAGCGCGTATGGCGGAAGCTCCTTGGGATAAACAAGCTTGGAAATCTTGCGGTACACACCGAGCGTGTCGTTACACCCGCGGACGCGATTTTGGTACTGCGCAGCCTTTTCGAGTTCGTTGACTGGATCGACTATTGCTACGGCCCAGATTATTCTGTACGAACATTTGATGAGAAAAAGATTCCAAAGAAAGGAATCCAACTCACAGCAGCTCAGATTAAGGTCGTTAAGGATCGCGAGTCACTTCTTAATGAAAAGGACGAGGAAATTAAGCGGCTCGAGGCTGAGCTGAAGAAGCTGAGCGCTCAGGCGGCTCAAATCAAAGAAGAGGATAGGCCGAAGCGCGATTTCAACCCAGAAGACATCTCCGAATTTGAGACGCGCAAGCACTATATCGACTGGGATCTTGCGCTCGCTGGCTGGAAACTCGACGAGACCGTTCTTCAAGAGCGAGAAGTTCACGGCATGCCGGTTGAACCGGGTAACAACACGGGTGTGGGCTACGTTGACTATCTTCTTATGGGTAAAGACGGGCGTCCACTCGCCATTGTCGAGGCGAAGCGCACCTCTTATTCTGAACAAAAGGGTCTCAAGCAGGCGCGGCTTTACGCAGGTTGCCTTGAGAGGGAGTTTGGCTATAAGCCGCCTATATTCCTCACGAATGGATTCGCTACACTGTTTGTCGATGACGAAAACGGTGCTCCACGTCCGGTAAGCGGATTCTTCTCGCAAGATGATCTGCAGAAGCTTTTTAACCGTAGGGCGGCTACGGTAAAGCCTACGACCCTGACAGTAAATGAAGCGATAGCTGGCGGCGGAAAGCGCTATTACCAGATTGAGGCTATCCAACGCGTATGTGCTAACATCGAAGAGGGGCATCGCAAGAGCTTGCTGGTTATGGCTACGGGAACCGGCAAGACTCGTGTTTCGGCCGCCCTGGTTGACGTGCTCATGCGTTCAGGGCATGTTAAGAACGTCCTCTTCTTAGCGGATCGCGTGGCGCTTGTCAGGCAAGCAAAGCACGCTTACCAAGATTATCTGCCCAATGAGTCTCTGTGCAATCTCTGCTCAAATAAGGATGAGCGCAATGCTCGCATCGTTTTCTCCACGTATCCGACCATCATGAATGCAATTGATGGGGAGCGAAATGAAGACGGCGACCGTATGTTTACGCCAGCGCATTTCGACCTCATTATTGTTGACGAGGCGCATCGCTCTATCTTCAAGAAATATCGGGCGATTTTCGAATTCTTCGACTCTCTTGTCGTTGGACTCACGGCAACACCTGCCAACGAGGTTGATCGAAATACGTACGACTTCTTTGATGTTGAGCGTGGCGTGCCGACCTATGTTTACGAATACAAAACAGCAACGGAAGTCGACCATGTCCTTGTTCCGTATTACGGCATAGAAACTCATACGAGCTTTATCGACGAAGGTATTACCTACGACGAACTATCTCCTGAGAAGCAAGAACAGCTTGAGGAAGACTTCGAAGATACCGGCCAAGAAGTCCCTGACAAAATCGAGAGCACGGACCTTAATAGATGGGTGTTTAACGAGGAAACGGTCGACAATGTTTTAGTCACGCTCATGGAGAAGGGCATCCATGTCCAGGGCGGTCAGGAGTTGGGCAAGTCGGTAGTCTTTGCCCAAAACCAAAAGCACGCGCGCTATATTGTCGAGCGTTTCGGTAAGCTTTATCCAGGGCTTCCAGGAGACTACATTCAGGCTGTTGTTCACTCTGACGACTATGCGCATACCATTATTGAAGATTTTGAGCTGAAGGTTCGGCCGGTTATCGCCGTGTCGGTTGACATGATGGACACAGGCATTGATGTGCCCGAAATCGTAAATCTCGTATTCTTCAAAAAGGTTCGCTCCAAGATTAAATTCTGGCAGATGATTGGTCGCGGAACCCGTTTATGCGAGGGGCTGAACGTTACTGACCCGTTGGATGGCACCCACGAGGACAAGGAGCGCTTCTTCATTTTCGATTGGTGCCGCAATTTCGAGTTCTTCCGTGAAAACCCGCACGTTGTTGAAGGGAAGTTAACCGTTTCCGTTGCTGAGCAGGTTTTTTGCAGGCAGGCAGAGCTCGCTATGCTTCTGCAAAACAGCGCTTTTACGGCCGATGACTATCAGGCATGGAGAAAAGAGCTCGTCGAAACTATGCACGGCCAGGTAATCGCTTTGAATGACGAGCTCTTCACCGTTCGTAGACATCGCCGAGAGGTGGAGAAATACCGCCGTATCGAATCCTTTACGCTGCTTTCTGACGTTTCGTTTGCCGAGCTTAAGAATCCGATTTCGATGCTTGTTGTCAATGATGAGGCGGACTTTTCTGCGTTGCGCTTTGATAACGTCATGTATGGTTACATGATTGCGACCTGCAAAGCCCAAAATACAGATTCGTATAAGAAAAAGATTGTGAGCATGGCAAGGCTGTTGCAGTCGTTGTCGACCGTTCCCCAGATCAACGAGCAAATGCCCCTGATTAGGCAAATCGCAGAAGGGGACATGCTGGATGGGGCTACCCTGCTGCTTCTTGAAGATATTCGCAGGCGACTTCGCTCGCTTATTCAGTTTATTATCACTGGGCCGCAACGACGGGATGTTATCACCCACCTGGATGACCCGATTACGGAAATGACCTATGGAGTGTCCGCAGATATTGGTGAAAACTTCGAGAACTATAGGCTTAAGGTCGAGCGCTATCTTAGGGATTATTCTAATAACGTGGTTATTCACAAGTTGCGGACCAATAAGCCGATGACTGAATATGAATTTAGCCAACTCGAGCGTATCTTTACTCACGAACTTGGCAATGCGGAAGATTACGCAAAAGCATATCAAGATACTCCGTTTGGCCTTTTAGTTCGTCGGGTAGTTCATCTCGACCGGGACGCGGCGATGGAGGCCTTTGCCGATTTTCTTAGCGATCAGAGCCTCAATGAACAGCAGATCTCGTTTATTAAACGCGTAATAGATTATGTGGTTGAGAACGGATATATGGAGCCTGCGGCACTTAATCATCCACCGTTCGATCGCCCGAAATCTTTCATGCAGATGTTCAATACTCAACAGCAGATGAACTTGGTGACTGTGATTAAGTCAATTAAAGAGAATGCCATTTCTCCCGCTGCGTAA
- a CDS encoding DUF4268 domain-containing protein: MANQPKLGKIEKVNVRDVWPHEALNFTKWLAQEENLTMLGDACSIELELKDTESAVGSFAVDIFAQEADTERKVIIENQLEDTNHDHLGKIITYAAGKGAGVVIWVVARARDEHRNAIEWLNEHTDSDCAFFLVEIEVWRIGDSPMAPRFNVVESPNEWARAEKAKSDLSETERIKLEYWQTYVDCAAQNETFSQSFKPHKPQAHHWTELGAGSIRYHLVLLINTQKKQIGVEACVHDTDFGDFVLSRRQELEQALGIAGTPYNRKSKGVRFYKSGHDIKANREKWPEFIDWQLNMITALQNEMVRLENEFETIESKASALTTDN; this comes from the coding sequence ATGGCAAATCAGCCCAAACTCGGAAAGATCGAAAAGGTAAACGTCCGGGACGTCTGGCCACATGAAGCACTTAACTTTACCAAGTGGCTTGCACAAGAAGAAAACCTCACCATGCTTGGCGATGCCTGTTCCATTGAACTCGAGCTCAAGGATACAGAAAGTGCAGTCGGCTCGTTTGCGGTAGACATCTTTGCTCAAGAGGCTGACACAGAGCGTAAGGTGATTATCGAAAACCAGCTCGAAGATACCAACCATGATCACTTGGGAAAAATCATTACATATGCCGCAGGCAAAGGAGCAGGTGTGGTGATCTGGGTCGTTGCGCGTGCGCGCGACGAACATCGCAACGCAATCGAATGGCTCAACGAACACACAGACAGCGACTGCGCGTTCTTCTTGGTTGAAATCGAGGTGTGGCGCATTGGCGACTCTCCCATGGCTCCTCGATTCAACGTAGTAGAATCACCCAACGAGTGGGCACGTGCGGAAAAAGCCAAGTCGGATCTCTCGGAAACTGAGCGCATCAAACTCGAATACTGGCAGACGTACGTCGACTGCGCTGCTCAAAACGAGACCTTTTCACAATCGTTTAAACCGCACAAGCCGCAAGCGCATCATTGGACAGAATTAGGAGCAGGCTCGATAAGATACCATCTGGTACTTTTGATTAATACGCAGAAGAAACAGATTGGTGTAGAGGCGTGTGTGCACGATACCGATTTTGGCGACTTTGTCCTCTCTCGCCGTCAAGAGCTTGAACAAGCACTCGGTATTGCCGGAACACCATATAACAGGAAAAGCAAAGGCGTTCGTTTCTATAAGAGCGGCCATGACATCAAAGCCAATCGTGAGAAGTGGCCGGAATTCATAGATTGGCAGCTTAACATGATTACGGCTCTTCAAAATGAAATGGTTCGCCTGGAGAATGAGTTCGAGACGATCGAAAGTAAAGCAAGCGCCCTGACGACTGATAACTAA
- a CDS encoding restriction endonuclease, whose translation MPIPTQTEMFLMVLELMKDGKERKRIGIINDACDMLGLSDREQALVTSSGVPVYRSRVSWSVSYLARAGMLSKVTHGVYRISDYGNAAVEKYDNAQLLSDEINKAIAEKNPWKSKKKGDAKQKGDKDPLDEGVLPDSINETSPQEQIDAAFAQLKTDLQDSLLSSIMDKDPGFFEKLVVDLLVKMGYGQGEQTRISNDGGIDGMIATDALGFDPIYVQAKRYSAEKHVGRPELQGFAGALGSISRGVFITTSSFAQSAIDWARHYPHATLVLIDGKRLTELMIQYDLGVSTEKVYRIKRIDGDYFGEE comes from the coding sequence ATGCCAATCCCAACTCAAACCGAGATGTTTCTTATGGTTTTGGAGCTCATGAAAGACGGCAAAGAGCGCAAGCGCATCGGCATCATTAACGACGCCTGCGATATGCTCGGTCTTTCGGATCGAGAGCAGGCACTAGTTACCTCAAGCGGTGTCCCGGTTTATCGCAGCCGTGTTAGCTGGTCGGTCTCTTATCTCGCGCGTGCGGGCATGCTTTCCAAAGTGACACATGGCGTATACAGGATTAGCGATTACGGAAATGCTGCTGTTGAGAAATACGACAACGCGCAGCTGCTTTCCGATGAAATCAACAAGGCTATTGCAGAAAAGAATCCTTGGAAGTCGAAGAAAAAGGGTGATGCCAAACAAAAGGGGGATAAGGATCCGTTGGATGAAGGGGTTCTTCCTGATTCCATCAACGAGACGTCTCCGCAGGAGCAAATCGACGCTGCTTTCGCACAGTTGAAAACTGACCTGCAGGACTCGTTGCTTTCCTCGATTATGGATAAAGACCCGGGCTTCTTCGAGAAGCTTGTCGTGGATCTTCTGGTGAAGATGGGTTACGGGCAGGGCGAGCAGACGCGTATCAGCAATGATGGCGGTATCGACGGTATGATTGCAACGGATGCTCTGGGCTTTGACCCAATCTATGTCCAGGCCAAGCGCTATTCGGCTGAAAAGCACGTTGGGCGCCCCGAACTTCAAGGTTTTGCAGGCGCGCTTGGGAGCATCTCGCGCGGCGTGTTCATCACCACATCAAGCTTTGCGCAGAGCGCGATTGATTGGGCGCGGCATTACCCTCATGCAACGCTTGTGCTTATTGACGGCAAGCGCCTTACCGAGCTGATGATTCAGTACGATCTTGGCGTTTCGACTGAAAAGGTATACCGCATCAAGCGAATTGATGGCGACTACTTCGGGGAAGAGTAG
- a CDS encoding AbiA family abortive infection protein, with amino-acid sequence MLRLPQRGFACRYRSHIQATSRLISVKIGLLMMHPSYSSWKAACKTMKDQKRRLRCYLQWYPFSVLNTFDWQLLSSGNFFSAYIKDGAFIACASMNYVTSGFIQKQGASFRDSTLISPIMFLYLVAFGIEYQRCFADPREDMICEYAGDLANNCAQYKDSYRRYCDQKRIAKSQYSYYLKTDLSNFYNSIDVDKLMSKMQSYSDKNFSATDCLFLRALLLYCGAGKFPTIQNHPTLSFLATKVYLSDIDAELFRCIDSNCGAESFKMIRYVDDMFIFINVSNESSPFKIKELILNKYADILRKNGLALNLNKVEFGQTSELSLAEATESCVDFSGHYTGEVIEDPPGRISQLFEEIARMSFERNYCQQDFKAAVELTFSQEDRHIDSMTAFRSVIYSNANLSCLSVKNSIKKALLSGKVILTYGTNELVKCILDTHDDYLIKRLLNTLFLSYRDGTWSSIDTLIALNYLINRGMHHRDLLSLLRKSELGLSIFIDKYCINDQFIRDPITEVESKILFVIADDDRSKIQFVNQLFHGRTQNFFEQISYYRAYFDRFSTLFKRKILKKKQRGFLYSEKELAKLYCEIPKSEQIIHAAERLRRDNPLIHAGSNLIRNTYQIEILKTKQSLEGLIASILEDVELPLPRSHNNTDPLDRDPS; translated from the coding sequence ATGCTACGATTGCCGCAGCGCGGATTTGCATGTCGATACCGCTCGCATATCCAAGCTACTTCACGACTGATATCAGTAAAGATTGGCTTGCTGATGATGCACCCCTCGTACAGCTCTTGGAAAGCAGCATGCAAAACCATGAAGGACCAGAAACGTCGCTTGAGGTGCTATCTACAATGGTATCCATTCTCAGTTCTCAACACTTTTGATTGGCAACTTCTATCTTCGGGGAACTTTTTCTCGGCTTACATTAAAGACGGTGCCTTCATTGCTTGTGCTTCGATGAATTATGTAACTAGTGGTTTCATTCAGAAGCAAGGCGCGTCATTTCGCGATTCAACACTCATTTCTCCAATTATGTTTTTATACCTTGTTGCTTTTGGGATTGAGTACCAGAGATGTTTCGCTGACCCGCGCGAAGACATGATATGTGAATACGCCGGCGATCTAGCAAACAACTGCGCGCAGTATAAGGATAGCTATCGACGGTATTGTGACCAGAAACGGATTGCAAAAAGCCAGTACTCCTACTACCTCAAAACAGACCTCTCCAATTTCTACAACTCAATTGATGTCGACAAGCTCATGTCAAAGATGCAAAGTTACTCCGATAAGAATTTCTCAGCTACCGACTGCCTTTTCCTTCGCGCGCTACTGCTCTATTGCGGAGCGGGTAAGTTTCCAACCATTCAAAACCATCCGACGCTGAGCTTCCTGGCTACCAAGGTATATCTTTCCGACATCGATGCGGAGCTTTTCCGCTGCATTGATAGCAATTGCGGTGCCGAGTCATTCAAAATGATTCGCTATGTGGATGACATGTTCATATTTATCAACGTGTCGAACGAATCATCCCCATTCAAAATAAAGGAACTGATTCTCAATAAATACGCAGATATCTTGAGGAAAAACGGACTTGCTCTAAATCTGAACAAGGTAGAATTCGGCCAAACAAGTGAGCTCTCATTAGCCGAAGCAACAGAATCATGCGTTGATTTCTCAGGTCATTACACGGGGGAAGTAATTGAAGACCCCCCAGGTCGCATATCTCAATTGTTTGAAGAGATTGCTCGCATGTCATTCGAAAGGAATTATTGCCAGCAAGACTTCAAAGCAGCTGTCGAGTTGACATTTTCTCAAGAAGATAGGCATATAGATTCAATGACTGCTTTCCGGAGCGTTATTTATAGCAATGCCAATTTAAGTTGCCTAAGCGTCAAGAACTCAATCAAAAAAGCTCTATTGAGCGGCAAGGTCATTCTGACTTATGGAACAAACGAACTTGTTAAGTGCATTCTTGATACTCATGATGATTATCTAATCAAACGTTTGTTGAATACGCTTTTCCTGTCCTATAGAGATGGGACTTGGTCCAGTATCGACACGCTCATCGCGCTAAACTATCTCATCAACAGAGGAATGCATCACCGTGACCTTCTGTCGCTGCTGCGCAAGTCAGAACTCGGACTGTCCATCTTTATCGATAAATATTGTATTAACGACCAATTCATCCGCGACCCGATTACAGAAGTTGAATCGAAAATACTATTCGTTATCGCCGATGATGATCGGAGCAAAATCCAATTCGTCAACCAGCTGTTCCATGGAAGAACGCAAAACTTTTTTGAACAAATATCGTACTATCGAGCCTATTTCGATAGATTCTCGACTCTCTTCAAACGCAAAATACTGAAAAAGAAGCAGAGGGGCTTCTTATATAGTGAAAAAGAGCTAGCTAAGCTATATTGTGAGATACCGAAATCTGAACAGATTATACATGCCGCCGAAAGGCTTCGCCGAGATAATCCGTTAATCCATGCGGGCTCAAATTTGATTCGCAATACATATCAAATAGAAATACTTAAAACAAAGCAATCTCTCGAAGGGCTCATTGCAAGCATATTGGAGGACGTTGAATTGCCGCTGCCACGTAGTCACAACAACACTGACCCGCTAGATCGGGATCCGTCCTGA